The following are encoded together in the Silurus meridionalis isolate SWU-2019-XX chromosome 2, ASM1480568v1, whole genome shotgun sequence genome:
- the nkx3.3 gene encoding NK3 homeobox 3: MASDSSSFLIHNILNRGLDSQKSNRLPREYSEELVQAELLGRVEGISCPGSTQYRGGNEDEDRKGSIVYGHSRVPPCAHDLDTSSDRQSCGEESTGEETLHTESRQNLNVQVLDLERDKKESCAFADHHPKASKKRCRAAFSHAQVCELERRFNLQRYLSGPERAHLAGALKLTETQVKIWFQNRRYKTKRRQMAAELAATSASTLAKRVAVRVLVKDDQRQYGAEDFLPPHYLRLYQSYQCCPYMYCVQPWISNSAVNGNMY, from the exons atggCGAGCGACAGCTCTTCGTTCTTAATACATAACATTTTGAATCGAGGACTTGATTCTCAGAAAAGCAATCGACTCCCACGGGAATACAGCGAGGAACTTGTGCAGGCTGAGCTTCTCGGGAGGGTAGAAGGAATAAGCTGCCCAGGATCCACTCAGTATCGGGGTGGGAATGAGGATGAAGACAGAAAGGGGAGCATCGTGTACGGACACAGCAGGGTCCCTCCATGTGCGCACGACCTTGACACATCATCGGACAGACAATCCTGTGGAGAGGAGTCTACAGGAGAGGAGACATTACACACAGAAAGCAGACAAA ATCTCAATGTGCAAGTTCTAGATCTGGAGAGAGACAAGAAGGAAAGCTGCGCTTTTGCCGATCATCATCCAAAAGCCAGTAAGAAGCGGTGTCGCGCCGCGTTCTCGCACGCGCAGGTGTGCGAACTGGAGCGCCGCTTCAACCTGCAGCGCTACCTGTCCGGCCCGGAGCGCGCGCACTTGGCCGGAGCGCTCAAACTCACCGAGACCCAGGTGAAGATCTGGTTCCAGAACCGCAGATACAAGACGAAACGGCGGCAGATGGCGGCCGAGCTCGCAGCGACCTCAGCGTCCACGCTGGCCAAGCGAGTCGCGGTGAGAGTGCTTGTGAAAGACGACCAGAGGCAGTACGGAGCGGAGGATTTTCTCCCGCCTCACTATTTGCGCCTGTACCAGTCATACCAGTGCTGCCCTTACATGTACTGCGTCCAGCCCTGGATCTCGAACAGCGCGGTTAATGGAAACATGTACTGA